Proteins encoded by one window of Haloactinomyces albus:
- a CDS encoding NUDIX hydrolase — protein MESVTQRFATPRVAAGALFVSASGKVLLVRKTYGNRWDIPGGYVDGGESPAQACSRELAEEIGLQRQPRRVLAVDWAPTEHDGDKLLWVFDCGDLADDEHRIQLDSNELDSWDWVPVHELDDYLIPRLARRLKQAHAAHEKGCMVYLEHGEPTME, from the coding sequence ATGGAGTCCGTAACACAGAGGTTCGCCACTCCTCGCGTGGCCGCCGGTGCGCTGTTCGTCAGCGCCTCCGGAAAGGTCTTGCTCGTGCGCAAGACCTACGGCAATCGTTGGGACATTCCCGGAGGCTACGTGGACGGTGGCGAGTCACCGGCCCAAGCCTGTAGCCGAGAGCTGGCCGAAGAAATCGGACTCCAGCGCCAACCGCGCCGAGTCCTGGCCGTCGACTGGGCACCGACCGAGCACGACGGCGACAAGCTGCTGTGGGTGTTCGACTGCGGCGATCTCGCGGACGACGAACACCGTATTCAGCTCGACTCGAACGAGCTGGACTCGTGGGATTGGGTACCTGTCCACGAACTTGACGACTATCTGATCCCTCGCTTGGCTCGCCGCTTGAAGCAGGCTCACGCTGCCCATGAGAAGGGATGCATGGTCTACCTCGAACACGGCGAGCCAACGATGGAGTGA
- a CDS encoding tyrosine-type recombinase/integrase produces MARKRRDEGRAPNGAGSIYYSEADGKWHGRITVGVRDDGRPDRRHVKRKTEGEVVDALQELEQQRRAGTVRKPGKPWTVEAWLKHWVENIAAPSIRYKALEGYRTAVYRHLIPGIGAHRLDKIRPEHFEKLYTKLTKSGLKPATAHQVHRTARTALGEAEKRGHLGRNPVSLAKPPRIEEEEIEPIDSDDVKRILRAALHRRNGVRFVIALALGCRQGEALGLKWDNLNEQNRTLRIRKALQRQKWQHGCTDPHTCGAKYHKTEPCKDGCKQHTRPCPPPCPPDCTEHARNCPQRHGGGLVEVDVKSRAGRRLIGLPDQLFELLQRHRDQQEAERQHAGSEWHDSGRIFTQPNGKALDPRRDYAEWHALLAEAGVAEARLHDARHTAATVLLILGVPDRTVMEVMGWSSVTMKHRYMHVTETVRRDVAERLNSYFWEGN; encoded by the coding sequence ATGGCCCGCAAGCGCCGCGACGAAGGCCGCGCTCCCAACGGAGCAGGCAGCATCTACTACAGCGAAGCTGACGGCAAATGGCACGGCCGCATCACCGTCGGAGTCCGTGACGACGGCAGGCCCGACCGCCGGCACGTCAAGCGCAAGACCGAAGGAGAGGTAGTCGACGCACTCCAGGAGCTGGAACAGCAGCGGCGAGCCGGGACGGTGCGCAAGCCCGGTAAGCCGTGGACGGTCGAGGCGTGGCTGAAGCACTGGGTCGAGAACATCGCGGCTCCCTCCATTCGGTACAAGGCTCTGGAGGGCTACCGCACGGCCGTTTACCGGCACCTGATCCCCGGCATCGGTGCTCACCGACTCGACAAGATCCGGCCGGAGCACTTCGAGAAGCTGTACACGAAGCTCACCAAGTCCGGTCTGAAACCTGCCACCGCTCACCAGGTGCACCGCACGGCCCGCACCGCGCTCGGTGAGGCCGAGAAGCGCGGCCACCTCGGACGCAACCCCGTGTCTCTGGCCAAGCCTCCCCGCATCGAGGAGGAAGAGATCGAGCCTATCGACTCCGATGACGTGAAGCGCATCCTCCGGGCCGCACTGCACCGCCGTAACGGTGTCCGGTTCGTGATCGCGCTCGCGCTCGGTTGTCGGCAAGGTGAAGCGCTCGGGCTGAAGTGGGACAACCTCAACGAGCAGAACCGCACCTTGCGTATCCGCAAGGCACTACAGCGGCAGAAGTGGCAACACGGCTGCACCGACCCGCACACCTGCGGCGCGAAGTACCACAAGACCGAGCCATGCAAGGACGGTTGTAAGCAGCACACCCGGCCGTGTCCGCCACCGTGCCCACCGGACTGCACCGAGCACGCCCGGAACTGTCCACAGCGGCACGGCGGGGGCCTGGTCGAGGTCGACGTGAAGTCACGGGCGGGCCGCCGCCTGATCGGGCTGCCCGATCAGCTCTTCGAGCTGCTACAGCGTCACCGCGACCAGCAGGAAGCCGAACGCCAGCACGCCGGGAGTGAGTGGCACGACAGCGGACGGATCTTCACCCAGCCCAACGGGAAGGCACTCGATCCCCGCCGGGACTACGCGGAATGGCACGCGCTCTTGGCTGAGGCCGGAGTGGCGGAGGCTCGGCTCCACGATGCCCGGCACACCGCCGCGACGGTGCTGCTCATCCTCGGCGTGCCTGACCGCACGGTCATGGAAGTCATGGGGTGGTCAAGCGTGACCATGAAACACCGCTACATGCACGTCACCGAGACCGTCCGGCGCGACGTGGCCGAGCGCCTGAATTCCTACTTCTGGGAGGGCAACTGA